One window of Nostoc sp. C052 genomic DNA carries:
- a CDS encoding metallophosphoesterase, which translates to MKLVSDPAIANKIRKMNQRVRWQDPLIVERNIDQTRLVLEDGQTDNSEFSFLVVGDSGSGKHRGHNPQRQVAELMLPHHNESRFMLHTGDVIYLVGSSEYYQQNFIQPYREFLVGTEHSKQIAYDRMLFKLPILPVLGNHDYYNLPILLSLASLTTLPIRHLLRSRLDLDVGLHGSGTGDAYARAFLDYLKAFQLPGELASHLDEYYTAKTDTGRCLSYQPGQFTRLPNRYYTFRYNGIDFFALDSNTFNDPPPLPKTKEGDANRKLLEKRREDFEQEKLEIIENSSKLRPENPSEADQLDDFHAKMSQIEELIVDIDKQLATNKTTLTDIEQLDWLKQRLIASWNNSEVRGRVIYFHHPPYVTEATKWQQAQTLMVRDRLRGVLDAVAKEIGSLTQGRPLVDLVLNGHAHCLEHLETMDTGHADSHIHWVVCGGSGFSLRRQRIEGADLMEENRLVARSHLFIGRSGQGSQKRRPYSGLRIDVKGDGQPKFIIRPLIAEWYQRQWHNRELEPLIIKNQ; encoded by the coding sequence TTGAAACTTGTATCCGATCCAGCGATCGCTAACAAAATTCGTAAAATGAATCAGCGGGTACGGTGGCAAGATCCGTTAATTGTGGAACGGAACATCGACCAAACTCGGCTGGTGTTGGAGGATGGTCAAACAGATAATTCTGAGTTCTCATTTTTAGTTGTAGGTGATAGTGGTTCCGGCAAGCACCGAGGACACAATCCGCAGCGACAGGTGGCTGAACTCATGCTGCCTCATCACAACGAATCCCGTTTTATGCTGCACACCGGGGATGTGATCTATTTAGTGGGATCGAGTGAATACTATCAACAGAACTTCATTCAGCCTTACCGAGAGTTTCTCGTGGGTACAGAGCATTCCAAACAGATTGCTTACGATCGGATGCTTTTTAAGCTGCCCATTTTACCTGTACTAGGAAATCACGATTACTATAACTTGCCGATTCTATTAAGCTTGGCGTCCTTAACAACATTACCCATTCGTCACCTGTTGCGATCGCGCTTAGACTTAGATGTGGGACTGCATGGCTCAGGAACCGGTGACGCTTACGCACGAGCATTTCTGGACTATCTGAAGGCGTTTCAGCTTCCGGGAGAGTTAGCCAGCCACTTAGATGAATACTACACAGCCAAGACAGATACAGGTCGTTGTCTTTCATATCAACCTGGGCAGTTTACCCGTCTTCCCAATCGCTACTACACTTTTCGCTATAACGGGATTGATTTTTTTGCGTTGGATTCTAATACGTTTAACGATCCACCACCTCTACCTAAAACCAAAGAAGGTGATGCCAATCGCAAACTCTTAGAAAAACGCCGTGAAGATTTCGAGCAAGAAAAGTTGGAAATCATTGAAAATTCATCAAAACTTCGTCCCGAAAATCCCAGCGAAGCCGACCAATTAGACGACTTCCACGCCAAGATGTCACAAATTGAAGAACTGATTGTTGATATCGATAAACAACTAGCTACTAATAAAACAACGCTAACTGATATCGAACAATTAGACTGGCTTAAACAAAGATTAATTGCATCTTGGAATAATAGTGAAGTTCGGGGAAGGGTGATTTATTTCCATCATCCACCTTATGTAACTGAGGCGACAAAGTGGCAACAAGCCCAAACTCTGATGGTTCGCGATCGCTTACGTGGTGTGCTGGATGCAGTAGCGAAAGAAATCGGTTCTTTAACTCAGGGGCGTCCCTTGGTAGATTTGGTATTAAATGGTCACGCACACTGCTTGGAACACCTTGAGACAATGGATACAGGACACGCTGATTCTCATATCCACTGGGTTGTTTGTGGTGGTAGTGGCTTTAGTTTGCGCCGCCAGCGAATTGAGGGAGCAGATTTGATGGAAGAAAATAGATTAGTGGCGCGATCGCATCTCTTCATTGGTCGCAGCGGTCAAGGTTCTCAGAAGCGACGACCCTATTCAGGTTTACGCATTGATGTTAAAGGCGATGGACAGCCTAAGTTTATTATCCGTCCTTTGATTGCCGAATGGTATCAGCGGCAATGGCATAATCGGGAACTTGAGCCTTTGATTATAAAAAACCAGTAG
- a CDS encoding YegS/Rv2252/BmrU family lipid kinase, producing the protein MNRSACLIFNPVAGQGDPDIELAEIRAILEPDIDLDIYLTTEEIDADQLAYQAVERGVDAIIASGGDGTLSAAAAAVVGTDIPFGIISRGTANAFATALGIPDTIAGACETILEGGTRHVDVAYCNDRPMVLLAGIGFEAETVELADRDSKNRFGMMAYILAGIQQLRNLHNFDVEIETEDRIIKTSACAVTVANAAPATSVLAQGPAGLIYDDGLLDLTIVAPANKAGAIAATFHLFQTASTGNATERNDIGFLRAKQFKITTEPPQKVVLDGEIVGTTPVEIKCVPAGLRIFVPLVEEVEPTEKLEGLPNLTIEMKDTVEE; encoded by the coding sequence ATGAATCGTTCCGCCTGTCTCATCTTCAATCCTGTTGCGGGTCAGGGCGACCCAGATATAGAACTGGCAGAAATCCGTGCAATATTAGAGCCAGATATTGACCTCGATATTTATCTCACAACTGAAGAAATCGACGCTGACCAACTGGCATATCAAGCAGTAGAACGAGGGGTAGATGCAATCATTGCTTCGGGGGGGGATGGTACTCTTTCAGCAGCAGCGGCGGCTGTAGTGGGTACTGATATTCCATTTGGGATCATTTCTCGCGGCACAGCAAACGCTTTTGCCACAGCTTTAGGTATCCCTGACACGATCGCAGGTGCGTGTGAGACAATTTTGGAAGGAGGAACCCGCCATGTAGACGTAGCCTATTGTAACGATCGACCAATGGTACTCTTGGCAGGTATTGGCTTTGAGGCTGAAACTGTAGAATTGGCAGACCGCGATTCCAAGAATCGCTTTGGAATGATGGCCTATATCTTGGCAGGAATCCAGCAATTAAGAAATTTACATAACTTTGATGTTGAAATTGAAACTGAAGACAGGATAATTAAAACTAGTGCCTGTGCGGTAACGGTAGCAAATGCCGCGCCTGCCACTTCAGTTTTGGCTCAAGGGCCAGCAGGTCTGATTTATGATGATGGCTTACTAGATTTAACGATTGTAGCTCCAGCCAACAAAGCAGGAGCGATCGCAGCGACATTTCATCTATTTCAAACGGCTTCTACAGGTAACGCCACAGAACGGAATGATATTGGTTTCCTGCGAGCCAAACAATTTAAAATTACGACTGAACCACCACAAAAGGTTGTGTTAGATGGTGAAATAGTGGGCACAACACCAGTAGAAATTAAGTGTGTACCAGCAGGCTTACGAATTTTTGTGCCATTAGTAGAAGAAGTTGAACCTACAGAAAAACTAGAAGGACTCCCTAATCTGACTATTGAGATGAAAGACACAGTAGAAGAATGA
- the cbiE gene encoding precorrin-6y C5,15-methyltransferase (decarboxylating) subunit CbiE, with protein MTEKWLSIVGIGEDGLQGLSAIALSLITQAKVIVGGDRHLAMLPKDDQREKLVWASPISTSIDEIIRRRGQSICVLASGDPMCYGIGVTLMRRIPVSEMTIIPAPSAFSLACARVGWSLTEVETLSLNGRPSSLLQSYIYPKARLLILSEGKDTPAIVAQILTNRGYGGSKITVLERMGGIYERIVEGTAASWGETEVAVLNAIAVDCIADPGVIPLPRLPGLPDNAYHHDGQLTKREVRAITLAALAPTPGALLWDVGAGCGSISIEWMRSNARCRAIAIEQNSSRLPYIADNASTLGTPNLQIIEGKAPHALKDLPTPDAIFIGGGVTATGLFDVCWQALRPGGRLVANVVTVEGEQTLFQWHERVGGDLTRIAIQRAEPIGKFLGWRAMAPVTQWVVVKSEKLNG; from the coding sequence ATGACAGAGAAATGGCTTTCTATCGTCGGCATTGGGGAAGATGGGTTACAAGGGTTAAGTGCGATCGCTCTTTCCCTAATCACTCAAGCTAAAGTAATTGTGGGAGGCGATCGCCATTTAGCAATGCTCCCTAAAGATGACCAACGCGAGAAACTAGTCTGGGCATCTCCCATTAGCACTTCAATTGACGAAATCATTAGGCGTCGTGGCCAGTCAATCTGCGTACTCGCAAGTGGCGATCCGATGTGTTACGGCATTGGTGTTACCTTGATGCGGCGAATTCCCGTCTCTGAAATGACGATTATCCCCGCACCTTCAGCCTTCAGTCTCGCCTGTGCCAGGGTTGGATGGTCTTTAACTGAGGTGGAAACCTTGAGTTTAAATGGTCGTCCATCCTCCTTACTCCAGTCTTACATTTACCCAAAAGCGCGGCTGTTGATTTTGAGCGAAGGGAAGGACACACCCGCCATTGTTGCTCAAATTTTGACAAATCGCGGCTATGGTGGCAGCAAAATCACCGTATTGGAGCGTATGGGCGGCATTTATGAAAGAATTGTAGAAGGTACGGCTGCATCTTGGGGTGAAACTGAAGTTGCAGTGTTGAATGCGATCGCAGTTGATTGTATTGCTGATCCTGGGGTGATTCCATTACCAAGATTACCAGGACTACCAGATAACGCCTATCACCACGATGGGCAGTTAACGAAACGTGAAGTTAGGGCAATTACCCTTGCAGCTTTAGCACCCACACCGGGAGCGTTGTTGTGGGATGTGGGCGCAGGTTGCGGCTCAATTTCTATTGAATGGATGCGGAGTAATGCGCGATGTCGAGCGATCGCGATTGAACAAAACTCATCTAGACTACCATACATTGCCGATAATGCCAGCACTCTCGGTACTCCAAATCTGCAAATCATTGAAGGGAAAGCGCCCCATGCCCTGAAAGACTTGCCAACACCAGATGCTATTTTTATTGGTGGTGGGGTGACAGCAACGGGACTTTTTGATGTTTGCTGGCAAGCATTGCGGCCGGGTGGGCGTTTGGTAGCAAATGTGGTGACGGTAGAGGGTGAGCAAACTTTATTTCAATGGCATGAACGAGTCGGTGGCGATTTAACTCGTATTGCCATTCAACGGGCGGAACCCATTGGTAAATTTCTGGGCTGGCGAGCAATGGCGCCTGTGACGCAATGGGTAGTAGTGAAGTCTGAAAAACTTAATGGGTAA
- a CDS encoding ATP-binding sensor histidine kinase translates to MLVESDRLFPILGYRIIKQLYSGKKTLVYRAIRQKDQQSVILKLMRNEDPNFTEINQFHNQYTITQNLEIPGIVKPINLEKYHNRYVIVMEDFGGIALNLWQKEEQKKGNYSVSLSEFFGIAIEISATLERLHHHRIIHKDIKPANILIHPITGKTRIIDFSIATLLPKEIKFLTNPNILEGTLAYISPEQTGRMNRGIDYRTDFYSLGITFFELLTGQLPFSTTEPMELVYSHIAKEPPKASHINSSIPTVLSDIISKLMAKNAEDRYQSAHGLRYDLEKCQTQWQEKGNITAFELGIRDISNHFAIPEKLYGRQREIEILLTTFDRVTKGSTEMILVSGYSGIGKTAVVNEVHKPIARQRSYFIKGKFDQFQRDIPLSGLVQALRDLISQILSETDAQIQQWKTKILSALSTQSQVIINVIPELEIIIGKQPPSAELAGSAAQNRFNLLFQRFIQVFTTKDHPLVIFLDDLQWADTASLKFIQLLMDGNSSSLAKDKENISESKGSLLLISAYRDNEVSNLHPLHLTLQEIAKVGAVINTIKLSPLSQIDLNQMIADTLRCPETIAVPLTQMVFFKTKGNPFFTSQFLKLLYDDGLIELDFNAGNWKYDITKIKTLSLTDDVVEFMGIQIGKLPQNVQNVLKISACIGNEFDLKTLSLVNEKSLIDTASDLWQALLEGLVIPQKDGYNFTPENDRHLLSFSTRESENLSLTNAQLPKYKFVHDRVQQAAYSLIPKDEIKQIHLKIGLLLLNNTPVAEREENIFELVNHFNIAAEFITHQAKRNELAEMSLMAGRKALVSTAYSSALKYLTIGIELLADDSWDTKYDLTLALYNTATEAAYLSGDFEHTERFVQVVLLKAKTPLDQVKAYEVKIQSYGAQGKELEAVHIAKTFLKTLGVEFPTNPSQSDIQLAIETTSAKLANRSIQNLIELPEITEAQPLIIMRILSSSIGLAYTVAPELLLFIILKQINLSIKFGNSPLSAFAYVMYGVMLCGVIGDIDSGYKFGKLADSLLPNFQTKEVTGKVMETFNHLVRHWKEHLKQTLKPLLESYTTNLEVGDMEFAAYALYGYSQHAYFTGQELIKLEQDIEVYSKTIKQIKQERVFYWNEIFRQTILNLLGDVQNPQSLIGAAYDEEKMLPLHLKAKDGVALFFLYFCKLQVCYLLADYSQALKNTVMAEKYLYAGVGMFITAQFYFYDSLTHLAVYADFDEFEQKEILHRVTENQKKMQNWGDQAPMNHLHKFYLVEAERHRVLNQYLEAIDNYEKAISLAKENDYINEEALACELAAIFYLKWGKQRIAQFYLTDAYYCYVRWGALAKVYDLQKCYPQLLLPIIQQEEPSYSYSEKNLPELSLHLSTLSNKSTLITNETVIGSNTSISDMLDLGTVIKASQAVSGEIELEALLSTLMEVVMENAGASKCVLILSEANNLDLTVAAISPGSTFRDTHTEFLSIPLESSDCVPISLINYVKRTQEILVIDDIKAKASFAVDRYINREEPKSILCIPMLNQGKLLGLIYLENNLTTGAFTRDRLEVLKLLTIQAAISLENAILYNNLAEANEQLEKYSHILEERVVARTAELNEKNQHLQEALEELQSAQSKLIQSEKMSSLGQMVAGIAHEINNPINFIHGNITHASDYVQQLLDLINIYQQQYPHPSAIVEQKIEEMDVEFLTEDLPRILDSMKVGSSRIRNIILSLRNFSRLDESEMKPVNIHEGIDSTLMILQHRLKEKSDRPEIEVFKEYAQLPDVICYAGQLNQVFMNILSNAIDALEDYNNREDSPRKNPQILIRTELGEVNTLKIRIADNGYGMTAQVQQKIFDPFFTTKAVGSGTGLGLSISYQVVVDKHKGQLSCESTLGEGTEFVIEIPLQQ, encoded by the coding sequence ATGTTAGTAGAATCAGATAGATTATTTCCTATACTTGGCTATCGGATTATTAAGCAATTATATTCAGGTAAAAAAACCTTAGTTTATCGAGCTATTAGACAAAAAGATCAGCAATCAGTTATTTTAAAACTGATGCGTAATGAAGATCCTAATTTTACTGAGATTAATCAGTTTCATAATCAATATACCATTACCCAAAACCTTGAAATTCCAGGCATAGTCAAACCAATAAACCTAGAAAAATATCACAATAGATATGTGATAGTAATGGAAGATTTTGGTGGTATTGCCCTTAATCTCTGGCAGAAAGAAGAGCAGAAAAAAGGAAATTATTCTGTTTCATTGAGTGAGTTTTTCGGTATTGCCATTGAAATTAGTGCAACTTTGGAACGGCTACATCACCATCGCATCATTCACAAAGATATCAAGCCTGCTAACATTTTGATTCATCCGATAACAGGTAAGACCAGAATCATCGATTTTAGTATTGCTACTCTATTACCAAAAGAAATTAAATTTCTCACAAATCCCAACATCCTAGAAGGTACTCTAGCTTATATTTCCCCTGAACAAACAGGACGCATGAATCGAGGTATAGACTACCGTACCGACTTTTATTCCTTGGGTATCACCTTCTTTGAACTCCTGACAGGGCAGTTACCATTTAGTACTACTGAACCGATGGAGTTAGTCTACTCTCACATTGCCAAAGAACCGCCAAAAGCTAGTCATATTAACTCCAGTATTCCCACAGTTTTATCTGATATTATCAGCAAACTGATGGCAAAAAATGCTGAAGACCGATATCAGAGCGCTCATGGACTCAGGTATGATTTGGAGAAATGTCAAACCCAATGGCAAGAGAAAGGAAATATTACAGCCTTTGAATTAGGAATTCGGGATATCTCAAATCATTTTGCCATTCCTGAAAAACTTTATGGTCGTCAAAGAGAGATTGAAATTCTCCTCACTACTTTTGACCGGGTGACAAAGGGAAGCACAGAAATGATTTTAGTCTCTGGTTACTCAGGGATTGGTAAAACTGCTGTGGTTAATGAAGTCCATAAACCCATTGCCAGACAGCGTAGTTACTTCATCAAAGGAAAATTTGACCAATTCCAACGTGACATCCCGTTGTCAGGATTGGTGCAAGCTTTGCGAGATTTAATTAGTCAAATACTTTCCGAAACAGACGCCCAAATTCAACAATGGAAAACCAAAATTTTATCGGCATTGAGTACGCAATCTCAGGTAATCATTAATGTAATTCCTGAACTTGAAATAATTATTGGTAAACAACCCCCATCTGCTGAACTTGCTGGTAGCGCTGCTCAAAATCGCTTCAATTTATTGTTCCAGAGATTTATCCAGGTCTTCACTACTAAAGATCATCCTCTGGTTATTTTTCTAGATGATTTGCAATGGGCAGATACGGCTTCCTTGAAGTTTATTCAATTATTAATGGATGGAAATTCTTCTTCCCTTGCTAAAGATAAAGAGAATATATCTGAAAGCAAAGGTAGCTTACTACTAATTAGTGCCTATAGGGATAATGAAGTTTCAAATCTACATCCGCTACATTTGACACTACAGGAAATTGCCAAAGTAGGAGCAGTAATTAATACAATTAAACTCTCACCTTTAAGTCAGATTGATTTAAATCAGATGATTGCTGATACACTACGTTGTCCAGAAACTATTGCTGTACCTCTGACTCAAATGGTGTTTTTCAAAACGAAAGGAAACCCTTTTTTTACATCTCAATTTCTCAAACTATTATATGATGACGGACTAATTGAATTAGATTTTAATGCAGGTAATTGGAAGTACGATATTACCAAAATTAAAACCTTATCTCTTACAGATGATGTCGTAGAGTTTATGGGCATCCAAATAGGAAAACTGCCCCAAAATGTACAAAATGTATTAAAAATTTCTGCTTGCATTGGTAATGAGTTTGACTTAAAAACATTGTCACTTGTTAATGAAAAATCTTTAATAGATACTGCATCTGACTTATGGCAAGCATTACTTGAAGGACTGGTTATACCTCAGAAAGATGGTTATAATTTTACACCAGAAAATGATAGACACCTATTAAGCTTTTCAACTAGAGAATCGGAAAATTTATCACTTACTAACGCCCAACTACCAAAATATAAATTCGTACATGACAGAGTTCAGCAAGCAGCTTATTCTCTAATTCCCAAAGACGAAATAAAGCAAATACACTTAAAAATTGGGCTGCTTCTCTTGAACAATACTCCAGTTGCCGAACGGGAAGAAAATATTTTTGAGCTTGTCAATCATTTCAATATTGCAGCCGAATTTATTACCCATCAAGCTAAACGTAATGAGTTAGCTGAAATGAGTTTGATGGCTGGACGTAAAGCTTTGGTATCAACAGCTTATTCATCGGCACTGAAGTATTTAACTATTGGAATTGAGCTACTAGCAGATGATAGTTGGGATACTAAATATGATCTCACCTTAGCTTTGTATAATACGGCAACAGAAGCGGCATATCTCAGTGGTGACTTTGAACACACAGAAAGATTTGTCCAGGTTGTGTTGCTAAAAGCGAAAACTCCACTAGATCAAGTGAAAGCTTATGAAGTTAAAATACAGTCTTATGGCGCACAAGGAAAAGAACTAGAAGCTGTCCATATTGCAAAAACCTTTTTGAAAACTTTGGGAGTAGAGTTCCCTACAAATCCTAGCCAATCCGATATTCAGTTAGCGATAGAGACAACATCTGCAAAGTTGGCTAATAGGTCTATTCAAAACTTAATTGAACTGCCTGAAATTACAGAAGCGCAACCACTGATAATCATGCGTATTCTATCTAGTTCAATTGGTCTTGCTTATACAGTTGCGCCGGAATTATTACTGTTTATTATTCTGAAACAGATCAATTTATCGATCAAATTTGGTAATTCTCCTTTGTCTGCTTTTGCGTATGTGATGTATGGAGTAATGTTGTGTGGGGTAATAGGAGATATTGATTCTGGATATAAATTTGGGAAACTAGCTGATAGTTTGTTGCCTAATTTTCAAACAAAAGAAGTAACTGGCAAGGTTATGGAAACATTTAATCACCTTGTCAGACATTGGAAAGAGCATCTAAAGCAAACATTGAAACCCTTACTTGAGTCTTATACGACTAATCTCGAAGTCGGAGATATGGAATTTGCCGCTTATGCTCTTTATGGTTACTCCCAACATGCATACTTTACAGGACAAGAACTCATAAAACTTGAACAAGATATAGAAGTATATAGCAAGACCATTAAGCAAATAAAGCAAGAAAGAGTATTTTATTGGAATGAAATATTTCGGCAAACAATCTTGAATCTGCTAGGAGATGTTCAAAATCCGCAGAGTTTAATTGGTGCAGCCTATGATGAAGAGAAAATGCTACCACTTCATCTGAAAGCTAAAGATGGAGTCGCACTATTTTTCCTATATTTCTGCAAACTTCAGGTATGTTATCTGCTGGCTGATTACTCTCAAGCTCTTAAAAATACTGTCATGGCAGAGAAGTACTTATATGCTGGTGTCGGCATGTTTATTACTGCTCAATTTTATTTCTACGATTCATTGACGCATCTAGCAGTATATGCTGATTTCGATGAATTTGAACAAAAAGAAATCCTGCATAGAGTGACAGAAAATCAGAAAAAAATGCAAAATTGGGGAGATCAGGCTCCCATGAACCATTTGCATAAATTTTATTTAGTAGAGGCAGAACGGCATCGAGTTCTTAATCAATATCTTGAAGCGATAGATAATTATGAGAAAGCTATTTCTCTTGCCAAAGAAAATGATTACATTAACGAAGAAGCTCTTGCTTGCGAATTAGCGGCTATATTTTATCTCAAATGGGGTAAACAAAGAATTGCCCAATTCTATCTCACTGATGCCTACTATTGCTATGTTCGCTGGGGAGCATTAGCCAAAGTTTATGACTTGCAAAAATGCTATCCTCAATTACTTCTCCCCATCATTCAGCAAGAAGAACCTAGCTATTCTTATAGTGAAAAAAATCTACCTGAACTGAGTCTACACCTATCTACACTTAGCAATAAATCTACTCTAATTACGAATGAAACTGTGATTGGCTCCAACACTAGTATTTCAGATATGTTAGATTTGGGAACTGTGATTAAAGCTTCTCAAGCCGTGTCTGGAGAGATTGAACTGGAGGCACTCCTTTCTACTTTAATGGAAGTTGTCATGGAGAATGCAGGAGCTTCTAAATGTGTGCTGATATTGAGTGAAGCTAATAATTTAGACTTAACTGTTGCCGCAATTAGTCCTGGTTCTACTTTTAGAGATACTCACACAGAGTTTTTATCTATTCCTTTAGAATCTAGCGATTGTGTTCCTATCTCTTTAATTAATTATGTCAAACGAACCCAAGAAATATTAGTAATTGATGACATTAAAGCGAAAGCTTCTTTTGCAGTAGATCGTTATATTAACCGTGAGGAGCCAAAGAGCATATTATGTATTCCGATGCTTAACCAGGGCAAATTGCTGGGACTGATTTATCTAGAAAATAATTTAACTACAGGAGCATTTACACGCGATCGCCTAGAAGTTCTCAAGCTTTTAACTATCCAAGCTGCAATCTCTTTAGAAAATGCCATTCTCTACAATAATTTAGCTGAAGCGAATGAGCAATTGGAGAAGTACAGTCATATATTAGAGGAAAGGGTGGTAGCAAGAACAGCAGAACTTAACGAAAAAAACCAGCATTTGCAAGAAGCTCTAGAAGAATTACAAAGTGCCCAAAGTAAATTAATCCAAAGCGAAAAAATGTCTTCATTAGGGCAAATGGTGGCGGGAATTGCCCATGAAATTAATAACCCTATCAATTTTATTCATGGTAATATTACTCACGCAAGTGACTATGTTCAACAATTGCTAGATTTGATTAATATCTATCAGCAACAATATCCCCATCCCTCAGCAATAGTGGAGCAAAAAATTGAGGAAATGGATGTAGAATTCCTGACAGAAGACCTCCCAAGGATTCTCGACTCGATGAAGGTGGGAAGTTCCCGTATCCGAAATATTATTCTGAGCTTACGTAACTTCTCTCGTCTAGATGAATCGGAAATGAAGCCTGTCAATATCCATGAAGGCATCGACAGTACTCTAATGATTTTGCAGCACCGACTCAAAGAAAAGAGCGATCGCCCGGAAATTGAGGTCTTTAAAGAATACGCACAACTGCCCGATGTTATTTGCTATGCCGGTCAACTCAACCAAGTGTTTATGAATATTTTAAGTAATGCGATCGATGCTTTAGAGGATTACAACAATAGAGAAGATTCTCCAAGGAAAAATCCTCAGATTCTTATTCGTACTGAATTAGGAGAAGTAAACACGTTGAAGATTCGGATTGCTGATAACGGTTATGGGATGACTGCACAGGTGCAGCAGAAAATATTTGATCCATTTTTTACCACTAAGGCAGTAGGAAGTGGTACGGGGTTGGGGTTATCAATTAGCTATCAAGTGGTAGTAGACAAACACAA